Proteins from a genomic interval of Micromonospora sp. NBC_00389:
- a CDS encoding multicopper oxidase domain-containing protein, translating into MTAWRLTEDAPPPEDAPPPEGAAAAEEGHSADPRRPRSSTRRLLVVAATVLLTLVGAGGLAIAGTSVLSAERPEGCVKPDRSMQLYAVELPRDGTQIRLGYGTSPQTASYPGPTMEMMEGECLAITLHNLVPAATLEQLRTDPAHPLGVSLHVHGVKYTQLSDGTVQSGSFVPPGESRTYTWFAQQRNKKTGSPGTAGYWWYHDHVVGGPHGTQGLGAGLFGGLVVRRPGDPKPDRTYTVVFGDRQSINLRRGAATDTCDAQNPQPGPTCLVARKGEKVEFIVVGIGNDMHTFHLHGHSWADTRTGLVSNGEPFADSVPVIDNKPLGPGDSFGFQVAAGDSVGPGHWMLHCHMQFHSDGGMSTMLHVLDESGAMPPGHDHSHPATAAGTGAATDTGEHQHN; encoded by the coding sequence GTGACGGCCTGGCGGCTCACCGAGGACGCTCCGCCGCCCGAGGACGCTCCGCCGCCCGAGGGCGCAGCGGCGGCTGAGGAGGGCCACTCGGCCGACCCCCGCCGCCCGCGGTCGAGCACCCGCCGGCTGCTGGTGGTGGCGGCAACCGTGCTGCTGACCCTGGTCGGCGCGGGCGGCCTGGCGATCGCCGGCACCAGCGTGCTCTCGGCGGAACGGCCGGAGGGCTGCGTCAAGCCGGACCGCAGCATGCAGCTCTACGCGGTGGAGTTACCCAGGGACGGCACCCAGATCCGGCTCGGCTACGGCACCAGCCCGCAGACCGCCTCCTACCCGGGGCCGACCATGGAGATGATGGAGGGGGAGTGCCTCGCCATCACCCTGCACAACCTGGTACCCGCCGCGACGCTGGAGCAGCTGCGCACCGACCCGGCGCACCCGCTGGGTGTGTCGCTGCACGTGCACGGGGTCAAGTACACCCAGCTCTCCGACGGCACCGTGCAGAGCGGCTCGTTCGTCCCGCCCGGCGAGTCACGCACGTACACCTGGTTCGCCCAGCAGCGGAACAAGAAGACCGGCTCGCCGGGCACGGCCGGCTACTGGTGGTACCACGATCACGTGGTGGGCGGCCCGCACGGCACCCAGGGCCTCGGCGCGGGACTCTTCGGCGGGCTGGTGGTACGCCGACCCGGCGACCCGAAGCCCGACCGCACCTACACCGTGGTCTTCGGTGACCGGCAGAGCATCAACCTGCGCCGCGGCGCGGCCACCGACACCTGCGACGCACAGAACCCGCAGCCCGGCCCGACCTGCCTGGTCGCCCGCAAGGGGGAGAAGGTGGAGTTCATCGTCGTCGGGATCGGCAACGACATGCACACCTTCCACCTGCACGGGCATTCCTGGGCGGACACCCGGACCGGCCTGGTGAGCAACGGGGAACCGTTCGCCGACAGCGTCCCGGTCATCGACAACAAGCCGCTCGGGCCGGGCGACTCGTTCGGGTTCCAGGTGGCGGCGGGCGACTCCGTCGGGCCGGGGCACTGGATGCTGCACTGCCACATGCAGTTCCACTCCGACGGCGGCATGTCGACGATGCTGCACGTCCTGGACGAGTCCGGGGCGATGCCCCCGGGCCACGACCACTCCCACCCGGCGACCGCCGCCGGCACCGGTGCCGCCACCGACACCGGCGAACACCAGCACAACTGA